Proteins from a single region of Nitrospirota bacterium:
- a CDS encoding WG repeat-containing protein has translation MRKLGLILLLLYSVCPATFVASEGPPELFQIRVNDRHGLINKEGRVIIPAEFDQPLQVSDGLIMASRGTKTAFFDTSGKMVIKPQEQIRVPFSEGMAPASMHDSRGKGGMGYLDHSLSFVIPGDFSDARAFSEGMAEVGVPDEWGIVKRGFIDKKGKLVIPARYDKTFPFSGGFARVTTKDVMRIIDRSGHDVTPEGIDFIGIQAEGMIRVWSARKEGYMNTAGKLVIPPQFDQASEFREGMARIYKSGGGGRFGYIDKTGKVVILPRFTSAEAFSDGLALVRENETSLFIDRTGAVVFRTDFDRVYPFSSGLAVFKSGNRYGYIDKAGKIVIPATYNFARPFEGPLGYVLKGKISQYIDRTGRVVWQSE, from the coding sequence ATGAGAAAACTCGGTCTTATATTGTTGTTACTGTACAGTGTTTGTCCGGCAACGTTCGTGGCTTCTGAAGGCCCTCCGGAACTCTTTCAGATTCGGGTAAATGACCGGCATGGCCTGATCAACAAAGAAGGACGTGTGATCATCCCGGCTGAGTTCGATCAACCCCTTCAGGTTTCTGACGGGCTTATCATGGCATCCAGAGGGACAAAAACAGCTTTTTTCGACACCTCCGGGAAAATGGTCATAAAACCTCAGGAGCAGATACGGGTCCCTTTTTCGGAAGGGATGGCCCCTGCCTCCATGCATGACAGCAGAGGGAAAGGCGGGATGGGATACCTCGATCATTCCCTTTCTTTTGTAATCCCGGGTGATTTCTCTGATGCAAGGGCGTTTTCGGAGGGGATGGCCGAGGTCGGGGTACCGGACGAATGGGGCATTGTGAAGCGGGGGTTCATCGATAAGAAGGGTAAACTGGTAATCCCTGCACGTTATGATAAGACGTTCCCATTCTCAGGCGGTTTTGCGAGAGTGACAACAAAGGACGTCATGCGCATCATTGACAGATCTGGTCATGATGTCACGCCAGAAGGGATCGATTTCATCGGCATCCAGGCTGAAGGGATGATCCGGGTCTGGTCCGCACGAAAAGAGGGTTACATGAATACTGCAGGGAAACTCGTTATCCCTCCCCAATTTGATCAGGCGTCGGAATTCAGGGAAGGGATGGCGCGAATTTATAAGAGCGGGGGCGGAGGCAGATTTGGCTACATTGACAAAACCGGCAAAGTTGTTATTCTCCCGCGTTTCACAAGCGCAGAGGCCTTCTCTGACGGACTGGCACTGGTGAGGGAAAACGAGACGTCTTTATTTATTGACAGGACCGGGGCTGTGGTCTTCAGAACTGATTTCGACCGGGTCTATCCGTTTTCGAGCGGGCTTGCAGTCTTCAAAAGCGGAAACCGTTACGGCTATATTGATAAGGCCGGCAAGATAGTCATTCCGGCCACGTACAATTTTGCACGTCCCTTTGAAGGGCCGCTCGGTTATGTTCTAAAAGGGAAAATATCGCAGTATATTGACAGGACGGGCAGGGTCGTTTGGCAGTCGGAGTAA
- a CDS encoding transposase, translating to MIGYLKGKSALAVARQFGRKQKNFNCENFWARGCAASTVGFELEKVKEYIAHQETLEKEPDEGSF from the coding sequence GTGATCGGGTATCTGAAAGGTAAGAGTGCGCTTGCCGTGGCCCGGCAGTTTGGACGGAAGCAGAAGAATTTCAACTGTGAGAATTTCTGGGCAAGAGGCTGCGCTGCATCGACGGTGGGCTTTGAACTGGAAAAGGTGAAGGAATATATAGCTCACCAAGAAACGCTTGAAAAGGAGCCGGACGAAGGAAGTTTTTAG